In Desulfosediminicola ganghwensis, a single window of DNA contains:
- a CDS encoding helix-turn-helix transcriptional regulator, producing the protein MQEEHTIETPFVKMYPDGRMDTKNAALYLGLEEKTLAMKRSYGTGPRYIKPGRIYYYKKDLDAWIREAKKASSTAQMRVLKQQT; encoded by the coding sequence ATGCAAGAGGAACACACGATTGAAACGCCATTTGTGAAGATGTATCCAGATGGCAGGATGGACACTAAAAATGCGGCTCTCTATCTTGGCCTTGAAGAAAAGACCTTGGCCATGAAGCGGAGTTACGGAACTGGTCCACGCTATATCAAACCTGGTCGGATTTACTATTACAAGAAGGACCTGGACGCTTGGATCCGGGAGGCGAAGAAGGCGAGCAGCACAGCGCAAATGCGAGTGTTGAAGCAGCAGACATGA
- a CDS encoding transposase codes for MWGVADNFAFRDVVNTSEIYPYPDNKIFHWICIMISEARRAIYGTYQAASTKHLPRYLAELCFRFSNRLYMGGMIGSFFLYSAVTMLISQRYLIFVDNEESSEREKAKPPH; via the coding sequence TTGTGGGGAGTTGCTGACAACTTTGCTTTCCGCGACGTTGTCAATACAAGTGAGATTTATCCCTATCCTGACAACAAGATTTTCCATTGGATCTGCATCATGATCAGCGAGGCCAGAAGAGCCATATATGGTACATATCAGGCTGCGAGTACAAAGCATTTGCCGAGGTATTTGGCTGAACTCTGTTTTCGTTTCAGTAACCGCCTTTATATGGGTGGTATGATCGGCTCATTTTTTCTATATTCCGCAGTTACTATGCTAATATCTCAGCGTTATTTAATATTTGTTGATAATGAGGAATCATCAGAACGTGAGAAAGCAAAACCACCTCATTAA
- a CDS encoding PKD domain-containing protein, translated as MKTSRVKALIRFCVIIGLVLVNCAAHATDVAGVIDTDTTWDLAGSPYIVTGGILVNPGTTLTIEAGVQVRFNGLYILTVQGNIRTLGTQGNEIIFTSNFIPQQKDDWVGIRLLDNIGSEINGTIIEYSKKAISLEGGSDNRFYNNVFRNCSEAIGSWDANNTIANNNYFYNISGAAFAIGRNHSIVISNNTIENVEYGVYINEYSTITINNTNMLNVYGYSVKYTGFQDSQDIVIDGRYNYWDMETTAEMDLKGATANIDNIWDFYDNPLVGRVDYSEWLHAPNPNAYPWLGVIPVNQSPIAKAGADQVVFDTVTLDGSASYDPDGSVVSHYWELVYRGDAAHDMTTNGVNPTITDLYPGFYDAYLTVTDDEGATSTDTSVVAAAGPSICTASTIHVGSITASTLKGSQGRSYGEVTVTLFDDYFKPVAGATVTGTFAGDFNETLSGVSDNNGVVVIRTTEQVKKPLYGFCVNSVDKESLLYVPEDNIETCTVK; from the coding sequence ATGAAGACATCTCGTGTCAAAGCTTTAATTCGATTTTGTGTTATTATTGGTCTTGTTTTGGTTAACTGCGCGGCACATGCAACAGATGTGGCAGGTGTTATTGATACTGATACCACTTGGGATTTAGCAGGAAGCCCTTATATTGTTACCGGGGGAATATTGGTAAACCCTGGCACCACATTAACAATTGAAGCAGGTGTCCAAGTACGTTTCAATGGATTATACATACTTACTGTTCAAGGAAATATTCGAACTTTGGGTACTCAGGGTAATGAAATAATATTTACTTCAAACTTTATCCCGCAACAAAAAGATGATTGGGTCGGGATCAGGCTTCTCGACAACATTGGCTCTGAAATTAATGGAACCATTATAGAGTATTCAAAAAAAGCTATCAGCCTGGAAGGAGGATCGGATAATAGGTTCTATAACAATGTATTCAGAAATTGTTCTGAAGCAATAGGGTCTTGGGATGCTAATAATACAATTGCTAATAACAATTATTTTTACAATATTTCTGGTGCTGCTTTCGCAATAGGCAGGAACCATTCAATTGTGATTTCAAATAATACGATAGAAAATGTTGAATATGGAGTATATATTAACGAATATTCAACTATAACAATAAACAATACCAACATGCTTAATGTATATGGATACTCTGTCAAATATACCGGATTCCAAGATAGTCAAGACATTGTGATCGATGGTCGATACAATTATTGGGATATGGAAACTACAGCCGAAATGGATTTGAAAGGTGCTACTGCAAATATTGATAATATATGGGACTTCTACGACAATCCTCTAGTAGGAAGAGTTGATTATTCCGAATGGTTACATGCACCAAATCCCAATGCTTATCCCTGGTTGGGGGTGATTCCGGTCAATCAGTCACCTATAGCAAAAGCAGGGGCTGATCAAGTTGTCTTTGACACTGTCACACTTGATGGTAGTGCCTCATATGACCCTGATGGATCTGTAGTTTCACATTATTGGGAACTCGTATATAGAGGTGATGCTGCTCACGATATGACCACTAACGGCGTAAACCCAACAATCACAGATTTGTACCCTGGTTTTTATGATGCATATCTCACCGTGACCGATGATGAAGGGGCTACAAGTACTGACACCTCGGTTGTTGCCGCTGCTGGTCCGTCAATCTGCACCGCTAGTACAATTCATGTTGGATCTATTACCGCTTCAACTCTTAAAGGAAGCCAAGGGCGAAGTTACGGTGAAGTGACAGTCACCCTTTTTGACGATTATTTCAAACCCGTTGCTGGTGCTACTGTTACCGGAACATTTGCTGGTGACTTCAATGAGACGTTAAGCGGGGTATCTGACAATAATGGAGTTGTAGTGATACGTACTACTGAGCAGGTAAAGAAGCCTTTGTATGGATTTTGCGTGAATAGCGTAGATAAGGAATCATTGCTATATGTCCCTGAGGATAACATAGAAACATGCACGGTGAAGTAA
- a CDS encoding tyrosine-type recombinase/integrase — translation MALKFEKLTRACIRKTQPGNKLYEHGITFERLSNGDGRYTVNIMVDGVRIHRVIGKESEGVTRKQAEDFIEQARTEARKGRLKLPKGRKVVLGLREAAKKYLTKLASEGGKDLYMKKFRFEGHLQPFFKDKPIAKITAYDIERYKKYRQDEGAKPGTINRELSALSHLYTMAIEWNWIAHKPFAIKKFKEDRGRIVYLTLEQIERLLEAAKQDQNEHIHPFIVIGLATSMRKMEILSIRLEHIDVSRRVIYIPQAKTGAREQPMTKRLANLLKGLIKAAATDQEWLFPSLASRTGHTVSIEKPFRRVVKKAGLNEREVVRHTLRHTAITHLVQAGVDLPTVQRISGHKSFDMVVKYSHQNGKHIDSAMDKLEKRYEISNA, via the coding sequence ATGGCCCTCAAATTTGAAAAACTCACCCGTGCCTGTATCCGCAAAACACAACCCGGCAACAAACTTTATGAGCACGGCATAACATTTGAGCGGCTGTCCAATGGTGATGGCAGGTATACGGTCAATATCATGGTCGATGGTGTACGGATTCATCGCGTAATAGGAAAGGAGTCTGAAGGTGTAACCAGAAAGCAAGCAGAGGATTTTATCGAGCAGGCTAGAACAGAGGCCCGGAAAGGGCGGCTAAAACTACCAAAGGGCAGAAAGGTCGTACTGGGTCTTCGGGAGGCGGCAAAAAAGTACCTTACTAAACTGGCAAGTGAAGGCGGCAAGGATTTGTATATGAAGAAGTTTCGTTTTGAAGGCCATCTGCAACCATTCTTCAAAGACAAGCCCATTGCTAAAATCACCGCATATGATATCGAACGCTATAAGAAGTACCGCCAAGATGAAGGCGCAAAACCAGGAACAATTAATAGAGAACTCTCGGCCCTTTCCCATCTATACACGATGGCAATAGAGTGGAACTGGATTGCTCACAAGCCGTTTGCCATAAAGAAATTCAAGGAAGACAGGGGACGGATTGTCTACCTAACTCTAGAGCAAATCGAAAGACTTCTGGAAGCCGCCAAGCAGGATCAGAACGAACACATTCACCCCTTCATTGTCATCGGCTTAGCAACCTCTATGCGGAAAATGGAAATCCTATCAATCAGGCTGGAACACATCGACGTATCCCGAAGAGTGATTTACATACCTCAGGCCAAAACTGGGGCCAGAGAACAGCCTATGACAAAAAGGCTAGCCAATCTCCTTAAAGGCCTCATTAAAGCTGCCGCAACTGATCAGGAGTGGCTTTTCCCTTCACTAGCTTCCCGTACTGGGCACACGGTATCAATAGAAAAACCTTTTCGCCGGGTAGTAAAAAAAGCCGGATTGAATGAAAGAGAGGTTGTCCGGCATACCCTGCGCCACACAGCCATTACCCACCTTGTCCAAGCCGGGGTTGACCTGCCTACTGTGCAAAGGATATCAGGCCATAAATCGTTTGACATGGTTGTTAAATACAGCCACCAGAACGGCAAACACATCGATTCAGCAATGGACAAGCTGGAAAAACGTTATGAGATATCAAACGCATAA
- a CDS encoding IS4 family transposase, whose translation MAHSSTILNQIASFFPRHDFEKLARKHHHGQKFRSFNRWSQFLAMTIAQLTSRKSLRDLVSNLAVQKSRLYHLGMRPTSRATLARVNEQQPYETFKAMFFQLLHKCQANAPKHRFKFKGKIYLLDATMVNLCLSVFPWANYRKTKGAMKLHFGLDASGYLPVFMDMTEGKKHEIEWARSLNLPAGSCVVFDRGFTDYTWYETLDKRKITFVTRLKSNAKVYRYGNRRKPDSPDVLEDQKIKIPGYQFTFRRIIYVDPETGIEYQFVTNSRKLKASEVAAIYKERWQIELFFKWIKQQLKVKTFLGTSENAVLTQLWIALCVYLMLSYFKFMAKFKGSLTQLLRLLQLNIFERRPLADLLKPPDKPGKTQFSPQLALWN comes from the coding sequence ATGGCTCATTCTAGCACAATCCTAAATCAGATTGCTTCCTTTTTCCCAAGACATGATTTTGAGAAACTGGCAAGAAAGCATCATCATGGACAAAAGTTTCGCTCCTTCAACAGATGGAGCCAGTTTCTCGCCATGACTATAGCCCAACTCACTTCCAGAAAGAGCCTTCGTGACTTAGTCAGCAACCTGGCCGTTCAAAAGTCTCGTTTGTATCATTTGGGTATGAGGCCAACTAGTCGGGCCACCTTGGCTCGTGTCAATGAGCAACAGCCTTATGAGACTTTCAAAGCCATGTTCTTTCAGCTTTTGCATAAGTGCCAGGCGAATGCTCCGAAGCATAGGTTCAAGTTCAAGGGTAAAATTTATTTACTCGATGCAACGATGGTCAATCTCTGTCTCTCAGTGTTTCCGTGGGCTAACTACCGCAAAACCAAGGGTGCCATGAAATTGCATTTTGGCCTTGATGCAAGTGGCTATCTTCCAGTCTTCATGGATATGACGGAGGGCAAAAAACATGAAATCGAATGGGCACGATCTCTTAACCTGCCTGCCGGTTCTTGTGTAGTTTTTGACCGAGGGTTCACCGATTACACTTGGTACGAGACCCTCGACAAACGCAAAATAACGTTCGTAACACGGCTTAAAAGTAATGCAAAAGTCTATCGCTACGGCAACCGACGTAAACCCGATTCTCCTGATGTTCTTGAAGACCAAAAGATAAAAATTCCAGGATATCAGTTCACTTTTCGACGGATTATCTATGTTGATCCAGAAACGGGCATTGAGTATCAGTTTGTGACAAATTCGAGGAAACTCAAAGCATCAGAGGTTGCTGCAATTTATAAAGAACGCTGGCAAATCGAACTGTTCTTTAAGTGGATCAAGCAACAACTAAAAGTGAAGACGTTTCTTGGAACATCTGAAAACGCAGTACTTACACAGCTATGGATTGCCCTCTGTGTCTATCTAATGCTGTCGTATTTTAAATTCATGGCCAAATTCAAAGGATCGCTCACGCAACTGCTCAGGCTATTGCAATTGAACATTTTTGAAAGAAGACCGTTGGCTGACTTGTTAAAGCCGCCTGACAAACCAGGAAAAACACAATTTTCGCCACAACTTGCATTGTGGAATTAA